In the genome of Campylobacter avium LMG 24591, the window ACACGGCACAGCAAAGGCTGCAGTTGAAGCTATGGCTAGATACGCTGCTACAGAGCTTGGCGATAAAAACATAAGGGTAAATGTAGTAAGCGGAGGACCTATAGAAACCGACGCTTTAAGAGCTTTTACAAACTATGAGGAAGTAAAACAAGCCACTATAAATTTAAGTCCATTAAACAGGATGGGACAACCACAAGACCTTGCCGGTGCTTGTTTGTTCTTGTGTTCTGATAAGGCTTCTTGGGTTACCGGTCATACCTTTATAGTAGACGGCGGAACCACTTTTAAATAATAAAAATATACTTGATTTTATTTTTAGAGAATTTAAGGAATGGATTGAAAGCTCAATCCATTTGATTTCTTAACCACGAAGGCACATTTTCTATATGTTCTAAAACCTCATCTCTATTGAAAGTTCCTGTTTTTCCAAGACTTTGAACATATAAATTTCTTTTATTTTCTGCGATATTTTGCTCATCTTTTTTTGGATTTTGTGAATTTGCGTTGCTATACTCAAAACCTGTCGCCACAACTGTAATTTCAATTTCATCGATAGACATAGAATTATCACTTAAGTCTCCGTGCTTGACTATAACATCTTCTTCTAGCATATCAGTTAGTTTTTCTAAAACCTCATTCAATGCCATAAAAGGAAAATCCTCATGTCTTCTTGTGTGTATGATAACTCCTTTTGCTTTCTTTACATTAAAGCCGTCTAGTAAAGGAGATTCTAAAGCACTATTCATGGCCTCCTCAGCCGCATTAGGCCCTTGAGCGTATCCAACACCCATCAAGGCTAAGCCCCTGTGCTCCATAGCATTTTTGATATCGGCAAAGTCTACGTTTCTTTCTGAATTATCAACAAGTATAGAAACCATACCCTTAACAGCCTTAGCTAGCACATCATCAACTATTTCATAAACCTTGCTAGATGGAGCTGTTTTGTCTATCAAATTCTTTACTTTTTCATTTTGAACTACTAAGATAGAATCACTTTCTTTTTTAAGCTCTGCAAGTCCAGCTTCTGCTAATTTCTTTTTTCTAGCGCCTTCAAAGTTAAAAGGCATTGTAATAACACACACAGTTAAGGCACCAACTTCTTTTGCAGCTTGAGCTACTATAGGTGCAGCACCGGTTCCGGTTCCTCCTCCAAAGCCAGAAGCTATAAACACTATATCGCTTTGGTCTAAACAAGCTTTTAATTCTTCATAATTTTCCCTAGCGCTCTCAGCACCTACTACAGGGTTACCACCAGCGCCAAGGCCTCTAGTTGTTTTTTCGCCAAGTTGAATTTTAGTCTTTGCTAAAGATTTTGCAAGAGCTTGTCCGTCGGTATTTGCAGCTATTAAGTCTAATTTATTTAATTTGTCAAACCCGGTTTTCATCATATGATTAATCATATTTCCGCCGCCACCGCCGCAGCCTATTATTTTTATCCTAGCTCCTCTTGCGTGTTGTGCTTCTTCAACAACAAATTCCTTCATTATCAGCTCTCCTATGAAAAATTAAAATTGATTTACTATTTTGTTCCAAAACTTAGACAAAAGACCATCTTTTTTATCTTTGCTTACGCTATCAAGTTCTAGACTATCTCTTAGTGCTATTGTATCATTTTCTTTTGAATTTTCAGTATAATTTTCACTTTTTTCATCCTCTATTTCATCAACAAATAGTTCGTTTTTTATGGGTTTATTAGATAGTTCGGGTTCTCCCTTATATCTTAACTTGTCCTTAGAATCAAGCTCATAAGGAGTAAAATACCCAGCCCCATACAAACAAAGTCCTATAGCACAAGTATTTTCAGGGTCTGTTATAACATCGCTAAAACCAAATATCAAATCATTTGTTGCCGAGGCTATTCTCACAGATTTATTATCAAACATAGCGTAGCTAAGCTCATCAATCCTAGCTAATTTAGTCATTCCGCCCGTTAATACTATGCCAGCACCAGCGTTGTTTGCGTAAGAATTTTCGCTTAGCATTTTTGCTAAGATCATTAAGGTTTCTTCAGCCCTTGCGTAAATAACATTAGAAATTACTTCTAGTTTTACATCATTCATTTTTTTCTCATCGCCAATAGACGGCACTTTTACTAAATTTTCAGGCTCTTGGGACAAATTTGCGTAGTTAAGCTTGATTTTCTCAGCCTCTTTTAATGGAGTGTGTAAAGATACTGCTAAATCCTGAGTTATATTTATAGAGCCTATTAAAAGGCAGTCGTTGTATCTTATAGAATTTCCCATATGTATCACTATATCACAAATTGCACCACCCATATCAACTAAGATAGCTCCGAGCTCTCTTTCGCTGTCATCTAAGCAAGCTATGGAGGAAGCATAGCCAGATAAGACTAGATTATCAACCCTTAAATTTGCTAAGGCCACAGCTTTTTCTAAATTTTTGATATGAGAATCCTGAGATATTACTATATGCGTTAAAACCTCTAGTCTGTTGCCGCTCATTCCAAGAGGGTCATCTACATTTTCAAGGTCATTTACTTTAAAGCTGTAAGGTAAAACATGCACAACTCTGTAACCGGTAGGTATGTTAGCAGTGTGTTTTGCTGTGCTTACGGCTCTGTGAATTTCTTTTATACTGATTTCATTTCCTGGTATATTAACAACCCCAACGCTATTTACGCTCTTTGCATAAGCGCCAGATATAGACACTACAACCTTATCATAGTGCATACCAGCTACCATTTGCGCTTCTTTTACTGCTTGAGCTATGGAATTTGAAGCGTTTTCTATGTTTGTTATAGCACCTTTTTTTACGCCTTGAGTTTTTACCTTGCCAAAACCGATGATATTAAGGCGGTTATCCTCGTCTTTTTGTGCTAAAATCGCACAAGTTTGAGTTGAGCCTAAATCAATTCCTAAGATATTCAAGTTCAATTCCCTTTATAATAAATTTCAATCTTTTGTTCTTGCTTGAGTTTTTTTAGCAAATTTTCTTTAAGCAAGGAAGCCTTTATGGAGGCTAAATTTTCTTTTAGGTTGTTCTTGTATTGCTCCATTTTTGAGGTATTTAACAAAGTTTGGTCTTTGATTTCATACAAGATAGCCTTGTCATCAAAAAGCACGAAGGATTTCTTTTTATCTTGATTAAATACATTCATTAAAAAAATACTAAATTCAGCGTCATTCATCACAGTATCAGGCACTCGCATTGAATCTTTGCTTGTGTCTCTGCTAACTGTGCCGATATTTTTTCCCTTGAAATTTTCAAGAGCCTTTGTTGCCTTTTCCTGCAAGATTTCTTTACTTTTAAAGCTTATGTAAGATGGTAAAATTTCCTCTCTTGCTTCTTCAAAACTTTTAGTTCTAACATTATCTATAAATTTAACCTTGGCTATCATGTAGCCTTCTTTTCCATTTTCTTTAAATTTAAATGGTCGCAAAACATCGCCAGGCTTTGCTGTTCGCAAAATTTGCAAAGGAAAAAATACATCAAATTCGCTCACATTTATATCTTTTTGAAATTTATCCTCTCCCTTGTTTAAAGCCATATATTTAACATTTGCTTCGTTTTTGTATTTATCAAAAGCGTAGTCTTTTATAAGATCATCTTTAACATCGTTAAGAGGTAAAATTTTACCTGTAAAATCCTTGTAATTATGCTTGTTTGCCTCATAAAAAGACTGCAAAGAATTTTCATCTATGTTTGATAAATCAAGCGGCATAAAATATGTCATAAGCTCATATCGTTTTTCGGTCTTATAATCATTTTTTCTTTCGTTCCAAAATTTTTGCAATTCCTCTTCATTTATAGCGCTGTTTGAAAGCTTGTCAGCCTTTATAGGCTCGATACTTAATACATCTTGCATAAAGAAATTTGCTGCTAACATTTCCAAGTCCTCATTAGAAACCGGAACATTAAACAAGACAGATAGTTTTTTTAGTAGAATTTGATCCGCTATCATTTGTTCATACTGCGTTGTTTTGATGTTGTTTTGAGCTAGAATGCTGTAGTAGAGGTTTTTATCAAACAAGCCGTTTTGGTCCATGAAATTTTCATCACTTATTAAAACCCTTAAAATTTCATCATCGCTCACACCTATACCTAGTTTTTTGGCAAAGGAGATTAAAAGCTTATCATCTATTAAAGTTTGCAAGGCTAGAGCGTCCAAGCCCCTTTCTTTTGCTTGCTGTTCGGTTAGTGTGCCGTTGTTTAACTCTTGATAGTAAGAAAAAATTTGAGCATATCTGTGTCTAAATTCTACCGGGCTCACCTTTTCATCTGCCACTTTAGCAAGCGAAGAGGAACGGTCTGTGTTAAAATCATAATCACCCCAGCCGACAAAACCAGCACCAACAAATGCTATAACGCTTATCCAAATAGTTACAACAAGCCATTTTTTGTGTCTTTGCATCCAAGTTATCATTAAAAATCCTATATAGCTTAAAAGTCATTATTATACATTAATAAGGTTTAAAATGTAACAAGAATTTTGCTATTATTTTAAATTAAATTAGTAAAAAGTGTTTAGGATGTCTTGTAAGCATATACCTGTTTTGTTGGATGAAGTTTTAAAATGCACAAAAGATATAGATGAAAATGCTTGTATGCTTGACTGTACCTTAGGTTTTGCAGGGCACAGCAAGGCTATGCTAGAAAATACTAAAAATACAAAACTTATAGCTTGTGACAAAGACGATGAGGCGATTTCTTTTGCTAAAGAGGAGTTAAAGAATTTTAAAGATAGGGTAAAGATTTTTAAGAGTGATTTTAAGGATATTTTTAAAAAATTAAATGCTGATGAAATCAAATCTTTGAGATTGATACTTGCTGATATAGGGCTTTCTTCCTATCAGCTAGACAAAGACGAAAGAGGTTTTAGCATAAGGTCAAATTTTTTAGATATGCGTATGGATACAAGCCTTGATTTAGACGCTAAAACAGTCATTAACACATATAGCAAAGAACAGCTAGCAGAGCTTTTTATAAATTATGCTCAGTTAAAAGATGCAAAAAATTTAGCTGAGAAAATTTGTGCTTACAGACAAAAACATTACATAAGCTCGGCCAAGGAGCTAGCACAGCTTATAGGTAATGAAAAGCTTAAAAATAGGTCTATTTTAAAATCCGTTCTTGTTTTTCAAGCACTAAGAATAGAAGTAAATCAAGAGCTAAAAGCCTTGCAAGAATTGCTAGAAACCGTGTCTAAAGCAGGGCTTAGAAACTGCAAATTACTCATCATATCCTTTCATTCTTTAGAGGATGCTTTGGTTAAAACAGCGTTTAAACAATGGGCAAAATCTTGCATATGCGATGAAAATCTTTATAAATGCGTTTGTGGAAACAATCACAGTTTAGGTAAAATTATAAATAAAAAACCGCTTGTTGCAAGTTCTAGTGAAATAAAGATGAATTCTCGCTCATCTTGTGCTAAAATGAGGGTCTTTCATTTTATTTAAGGTTTGAAATGTTAAATGATGATTTTTTGCAAGAAAGACAAAGTATTCGTGAAAAAATGCTTAAATACTCGCGCGCCATAAAAGAGGGCAAGCAAGTAAATTTAGACGATGATTTTAATGTAAAATTAGAAGATGATGAGAATTTACTAAAAAAAAGAGTGAGCAAAAAAAATAAACATAGCCTTGATGATTTTTATCACTTATATGAAGAGGAAAAACAAAGCAGCGGCAATATCTACTTAAAAAAGGATTTAATAAATGTGAAATTGGAGGAAAAAAAGAGGGCTAATTTTGCATTTTTTAAGAAAAAAGATAGAAAAAAAAAGAAAGAAAATTTAAAAAAAGCCCAAGAAAAACCACAAACTATAAAAATTCCAAAAAAAGAGCCAAAAAAACAAGAAAATAAGGCCCTAAAAGAAGTAAAAAATACAGAAAGCGAAAATTCGGAAAAAACCAAAACCATGCTGCTTGACGGCTATAATCAGGCCATGGCCGAGGTAAAAAACTTAAATTTTAATAATCTTTTATTTTCTATGCTGTTAATCGCCTTTGCTTGCATAGTGTTCATCCCACAAATTTACATAAGAAATAATATATATTATCTAAGTAGGGAAATAGCAACCTTAAGAAGTCAAGAAGATGTTTTAAGCGAGGAGAATAAAGAATTAAGATATGAGCTTGAGTATATGAAATTTCAAAATCAAATTTTGGATTATTTGGAGTAAAAATGCAAGAAAAGGATATAGTGTTTTTAGACGGGGAATTTTTACACAAAAATGAGGCAAAAGTTAGTGATTTTGATAGTGTTTTTACCTTTGCTGATTTGGTTGAAGTAGCTCCTGTTATGTTTGGGGTGTTGGTATATAAAAATGAATTTTTTGCCAGACTTAAAAGAAGTTTAGAAGCCGAATTTGTAGACTTTGTTTTTAATGAGGATGAATTAGAGGAAAATTTGCAAAAGCTTATTGAGAAAAATTCCCTTAAAGAAGGTTTCTTATATTTTAAAGTAAGCAAGGGAGTATCTTCAAAGGATTTTGACCTTGTTGAGTGGTTTGAGCCAATTATTATGGCCTATGTTTATGAGTATAAGATAGAAAATAATCCTCTAGTAAAAAGCGGCGTGACCATTATTTTACTGCCTGAGATTCAATGGAAAAAAATATATAAAAAAAGTGGTTCCTTCGCAGCACGGTGCTATGCCCAAAAAATGATTACAAAGGCTAAGGCTTATGATGGCTTTTTTGTAGAAAATGACTATATAGCATATAGCTTAAATTCATCAGTCTTTATAATAAAAGATAAAAATTTAATTGCCAAACCGCTACCAAACGATAAAATTCTAAGCTTTGCTAGCGAGCTTGGGC includes:
- a CDS encoding aminotransferase class IV; its protein translation is MQEKDIVFLDGEFLHKNEAKVSDFDSVFTFADLVEVAPVMFGVLVYKNEFFARLKRSLEAEFVDFVFNEDELEENLQKLIEKNSLKEGFLYFKVSKGVSSKDFDLVEWFEPIIMAYVYEYKIENNPLVKSGVTIILLPEIQWKKIYKKSGSFAARCYAQKMITKAKAYDGFFVENDYIAYSLNSSVFIIKDKNLIAKPLPNDKILSFASELGLKVDERAFSMQDVYNADEVFIYAASLPTLPVVKVDERLINSGEVGEFSKKLMQRYIQNMQDEARKSKYFAL
- a CDS encoding peptidylprolyl isomerase; the protein is MITWMQRHKKWLVVTIWISVIAFVGAGFVGWGDYDFNTDRSSSLAKVADEKVSPVEFRHRYAQIFSYYQELNNGTLTEQQAKERGLDALALQTLIDDKLLISFAKKLGIGVSDDEILRVLISDENFMDQNGLFDKNLYYSILAQNNIKTTQYEQMIADQILLKKLSVLFNVPVSNEDLEMLAANFFMQDVLSIEPIKADKLSNSAINEEELQKFWNERKNDYKTEKRYELMTYFMPLDLSNIDENSLQSFYEANKHNYKDFTGKILPLNDVKDDLIKDYAFDKYKNEANVKYMALNKGEDKFQKDINVSEFDVFFPLQILRTAKPGDVLRPFKFKENGKEGYMIAKVKFIDNVRTKSFEEAREEILPSYISFKSKEILQEKATKALENFKGKNIGTVSRDTSKDSMRVPDTVMNDAEFSIFLMNVFNQDKKKSFVLFDDKAILYEIKDQTLLNTSKMEQYKNNLKENLASIKASLLKENLLKKLKQEQKIEIYYKGN
- the rsmH gene encoding 16S rRNA (cytosine(1402)-N(4))-methyltransferase RsmH, which encodes MSCKHIPVLLDEVLKCTKDIDENACMLDCTLGFAGHSKAMLENTKNTKLIACDKDDEAISFAKEELKNFKDRVKIFKSDFKDIFKKLNADEIKSLRLILADIGLSSYQLDKDERGFSIRSNFLDMRMDTSLDLDAKTVINTYSKEQLAELFINYAQLKDAKNLAEKICAYRQKHYISSAKELAQLIGNEKLKNRSILKSVLVFQALRIEVNQELKALQELLETVSKAGLRNCKLLIISFHSLEDALVKTAFKQWAKSCICDENLYKCVCGNNHSLGKIINKKPLVASSSEIKMNSRSSCAKMRVFHFI
- the ftsZ gene encoding cell division protein FtsZ — its product is MKEFVVEEAQHARGARIKIIGCGGGGGNMINHMMKTGFDKLNKLDLIAANTDGQALAKSLAKTKIQLGEKTTRGLGAGGNPVVGAESARENYEELKACLDQSDIVFIASGFGGGTGTGAAPIVAQAAKEVGALTVCVITMPFNFEGARKKKLAEAGLAELKKESDSILVVQNEKVKNLIDKTAPSSKVYEIVDDVLAKAVKGMVSILVDNSERNVDFADIKNAMEHRGLALMGVGYAQGPNAAEEAMNSALESPLLDGFNVKKAKGVIIHTRRHEDFPFMALNEVLEKLTDMLEEDVIVKHGDLSDNSMSIDEIEITVVATGFEYSNANSQNPKKDEQNIAENKRNLYVQSLGKTGTFNRDEVLEHIENVPSWLRNQMD
- the ftsA gene encoding cell division protein FtsA, with product MNLNILGIDLGSTQTCAILAQKDEDNRLNIIGFGKVKTQGVKKGAITNIENASNSIAQAVKEAQMVAGMHYDKVVVSISGAYAKSVNSVGVVNIPGNEISIKEIHRAVSTAKHTANIPTGYRVVHVLPYSFKVNDLENVDDPLGMSGNRLEVLTHIVISQDSHIKNLEKAVALANLRVDNLVLSGYASSIACLDDSERELGAILVDMGGAICDIVIHMGNSIRYNDCLLIGSINITQDLAVSLHTPLKEAEKIKLNYANLSQEPENLVKVPSIGDEKKMNDVKLEVISNVIYARAEETLMILAKMLSENSYANNAGAGIVLTGGMTKLARIDELSYAMFDNKSVRIASATNDLIFGFSDVITDPENTCAIGLCLYGAGYFTPYELDSKDKLRYKGEPELSNKPIKNELFVDEIEDEKSENYTENSKENDTIALRDSLELDSVSKDKKDGLLSKFWNKIVNQF